In Helicobacter mastomyrinus, the sequence CACGAAAGAAAATCATTGCGTGGGAGATTTGCTTTTAAGACACGACAGCGGGGAACTAAACGCCCATATTCAAGCTATTATTAGCAATTATGATATATTAAAGCCCCTAGCGCAAAAGTTTGATATACCCTTTTTCCATATTCCCGCAGAAGGCTTAAGCCGTGAGGCTCACGAGAAAAAGCTTTTAAAGATTATTGAAGAATTTGATAGTGCGTATTTGGTATTGGCAAAATATATGCGGATTCTCACAAAGTATTTCACACAGCATTTTGAAAATAGAATCATCAATATTCACCATAGTTTCCTCCCGGCATTCATCGGTGCAAATCCCTATAAACAAGCACATCAACGTGGTGTAAAGCTTATCGGTGCGACCGCACATTTTGTCAATGAAAATCTTGATGAGGGGCCTATTATCACTCAAGATATTATCCACATCAATCATAGCTATTCGTGGCAGGATATGCAAAAAGCCGGACGCGATATAGAAAAGATAGTACTCTCTCGTGCGCTTAATCTCGCCCTAGAAGATAGAATCTTCGTCTATGGCAACAAAACGATTGTATTTTGAGAAATATTCTAGCCCTACTTTCAAAAAGTTTTCACACCTTGCGTCTTTTGGCATTATTTGGGTTACATAGAAATCATTAAACCTTACCTCTAATGCCTACTTCCAAACATTACTCAAAAGCTGACATCAAACAAAAATTCTAAAAGGACACCAATATCTTGTAACCCTATGCATAAAAAATCGTACGATAGTGCTAACCTCTAGAAGCGTCGCAAGGGTGGTGAGCAATATATTTGCAAACGATATATAAGAGAGAGTGAGAAGTATATCCTCGAGCCAAATTCTTTAAACCCATCTCCCACCTCTTGTTTATAGATAAAAAAGAAAGAATCAAAGAAACTTTAATATTATGATTCCTAGACTAGAAATTTTATTTCACAGAATAGATTCTGCACAAATGCTTTGAGTTTTTAGATAAGTTTCTCTAAACCACTTAAACCCTATCCATAGATTAAGTACTTTTTTGCTACAATCACACAATTTTACGCAAGGACAGTACATTATGCCTAAACGCACCGATATTCATACGATTCTCCTTATTGGTTCAGGACCTATCATCATAGGACAGGCTTGTGAGTTTGACTATTCAGGCACACAGGCGGCTAAGACATTAAAATCTCTAGGCTATAAAGTTATCCTAATCAACTCAAATCCCGCTACGATTATGACAGACCCAGATTTTGCAGACAGGACATACATCGAGCCAATCACTGAAGAAATCATTGTCGATATTATCAAAAAAGAAAAAGTCGATGCAATTTTGCCCACTATGGGCGGACAGACGGCATTAAATGTCGCTATGAGTATGTTTGAAAAGGGCTTATTAGAGGGCATTACATTTCTAGGAGCAAAGCCCGAGGCGATTAAAAAGGGTGAAGACAGACAGGCATTCAAAGAAGCAATGCTAAAAATCGGTATGGACCTGCCTAAATCACGCTATGCCTACACAGAGGAGGAGGCACTCAAGGCGGCACAAGAGATAGGATTCCCCCTAATTATTCGCGCGAGTTACACACTAGCAGGAGGCGGCAGCGGCGTGGCTTATAATATCGATGAATTTAAGGCTATCGCACAAAATGGCTTAGAGGTAAGCCCGATTAATGAAATCCTCATCGAAGAATCCCTGCTAGGCTGGAAAGAATACGAAATGGAAGTCATACGTGATAAAAATGATAATTGTATCATCGTATGCAGTATTGAAAATCTCGATCCTATGGGTGTGCATACCGGAGATTCTATCACTATTGCCCCCGCGCTCACACTCACAGATAAAGAATACCAACGTATGCGTGATGCGAGTTTTAAAATATTGCGAGAAATCGGCGTAGATACCGGCGGCTCTAACGTGCAATTTGCGATTAATCCACAAAATGGCAGAATGACGGTCATTGAGATGAATCCTCGCGTATCGCGCAGCTCCGCCCTAGCCTCTAAGGCGACAGGCTATCCTATTGCAAAAGTCGCCACACTTTTAGCTGTGGGCTTTAGCCTCGATGAGATTAAAAACGATATCACAGGTACACCGGCGAGTTTTGAGCCAAGCATTGATTATATTGTTACCAAGATTCCGCGATTTACCTTTGAGAAGTTTCCAAAGGCAGATTCTACACTTACTACGGGTATGAAATCTATCGGTGAGGTAATGGCAATCGGCGGAAGCTTTAAAGAATCTTTGCAAAAGGCGCTTTGTGGCCTTGAGACAGGGCTTTTTGGATTTAATAGAATTACCGCAGATATTGAGCTAATCCGCCGTGAAATCCGCCGCCCAAATACCAATAGACTGCTTTACATAGCGGAGGGCTTTAGGCTTGGAATGAGCGTAGATGAAATCTATGAGCTATGCAAGATTGATAGGTGGTTTTTACACCAAGTAAGTGAGATTATAGAGTCTGAAAAGCTCATATCCATCGCTATCTTAAACAATGCTACGCTTATGCGAGAGATAAAAAGCTATGGCTTTAGCGACAAAATGATAGCCTATTATCTAAAAGAAAATGAGAATATAGATGTGAGCGAGGAGGAAGTCTATCAGGCACGAAAGAAACTTAATATTACACATCGTTATAATGAAGTGGATACTTGTGCGGGAGAATTTCCAAGCTTGACAAATTATTTATACTCAACCATAGGAAATTACCAGCATATAGATTTTGAAGGGACAGAATCGAGGGTGGTTTCTAACGATTCTACAAATATGCCTTCCCGCAAAGATAGCCACAAAACAACACACAAAGTTTTGATTATTGGGGGTGGTCCTAATAGGATAGGTCAAGGCATCGAATTTGACTACTGCTGTGTGCATTCTAGCTTTGCGCTTAGAGATTTAGGCATTAAAAGCATTATGTATAACTGCAATCCCGAAACCGTTAGCACAGATTATGATACAAGCGATGTACTGTATTTTGAGCCTATCGATTTTGAACATGTAAGAGCCGTGATTGAGAGAGAAAAGCCCGATGGCATTATTGTGCATTTTGGGGGGCAAACGCCCTTAAAACTTGCACACTCTCTGCAAAAGATTAATGCAAAAATCATTGGTACATCGGTTAAAGCCATCGATATAGCCGAAGATAGAGAGAAATTCGCGCAATTTGTGAATAAGTTAGGCTTAAATCAACCACAAAATGGTATCGCTTACAAAAAAGAGGAGGCATTTTCTATCGCAAATAGCATTGGCTTTCCTGTGCTTGTGCGCCCTAGCTATGTGCTTGGCGGACGAGCTATGCGGATTGTATATGATGATGAGGAACTAAAAAGCTATATGGACGAAGTCATCGCCGTGAGCGATAGCTCTCCTGTGCTCATTGATAAATTTTTAGCAAATGCGAGTGAATTTGATGTGGATTGTGTGAGTGATGGAGTGAATGTCTATATCGGGGGCATTATGGAGCATATCGAGGAAGCTGGGATACATAGCGGCGATAGTGCAAGTTCCCTACCCTCTGTGAATGTGTCTCAAAGTATGCTTGATGAGATTACCCAAACGACTGCAAAAATCGCCCTAAATCTTGGCGTAGTGGGCTTAATGAATGTGCAATATGCGATTTTTGAAAATAAGCTTTATATCATAGAGGTAAATCCTAGAGCCTCGCGCACCGTGCCTTTTGTGAGTAAAGCTACCGGCGTGCCTTTAGCTAAAATCGCTACAAGGGTAATGTGGCATTGCGCCTTGCAAAATATAGATTCTAATGCCGGCAGCATAGATTTTGCATTCCCTAACGCCCATACAAATAAAACCCAACAATCGCTACATTCCAACAATCAAGGCATTTTAGCAGAAGCCCTAAGATTCTATGATAAATACAAAAGGGTAGATTTTAGCAACAATATCTATCAACCAAAGGCATTGCAATATGTGGCGATTAAAGAATCTGTTTTTCCGTTTAATAAGCTGCCCGGCGCAGATTTACTGCTAGGACCAGAGATGAAAAGCACAGGCGAAGTAATGGGAATTGCAAAGAGCTTTGGACGTGCCTTTGCTAAAAGTCAATTAGCGTGCAAAAACGCTTTGCCCTTAAGCGGAAAGATTTTTCTCTCATTGGCAAATGCTGACAAAAAAGAAGGAGTGAAACTCGCAAAGGGCTTTATCGAGCTTGGATTCACTATCTGTGCGACAGAGGGAACATATAAAACCTTACGCGAAGAAGACGTCCAAGCCACGCATATCCTCAAAGTAAGCGAGGGGCGTCCAAATATCATCGATAGTATGGCGAATAATCAAATCAGCCTTGCAATTAACACAAGCGACCAGTATTCAAACAAAGAGGATACGCACATTATCCGCACACAAATTATTAAAAGTGCCATTCCCTACTTTAGCACTCTTTCTGCGGCGTATGTGGCAGTTGAGGCTATTAAAAATATGAAAAATTGCAATATTAATGAATCTTGCGCAATACAGGATTATCTACAAAATTAAAAAAAAAAAAAAATAGATTCTATGAAATATCATTCTCCTCAA encodes:
- the purU gene encoding formyltetrahydrofolate deformylase; the protein is MNVPQRIILISAPDKKGLVYHISSVLYELGLNIERNDEYVDKEILRFFMRTHTCGEVDDRILKNKLESILPPHSTLTIQPTSKKNIIILCTKENHCVGDLLLRHDSGELNAHIQAIISNYDILKPLAQKFDIPFFHIPAEGLSREAHEKKLLKIIEEFDSAYLVLAKYMRILTKYFTQHFENRIINIHHSFLPAFIGANPYKQAHQRGVKLIGATAHFVNENLDEGPIITQDIIHINHSYSWQDMQKAGRDIEKIVLSRALNLALEDRIFVYGNKTIVF
- the carB gene encoding carbamoyl-phosphate synthase large subunit; this encodes MPKRTDIHTILLIGSGPIIIGQACEFDYSGTQAAKTLKSLGYKVILINSNPATIMTDPDFADRTYIEPITEEIIVDIIKKEKVDAILPTMGGQTALNVAMSMFEKGLLEGITFLGAKPEAIKKGEDRQAFKEAMLKIGMDLPKSRYAYTEEEALKAAQEIGFPLIIRASYTLAGGGSGVAYNIDEFKAIAQNGLEVSPINEILIEESLLGWKEYEMEVIRDKNDNCIIVCSIENLDPMGVHTGDSITIAPALTLTDKEYQRMRDASFKILREIGVDTGGSNVQFAINPQNGRMTVIEMNPRVSRSSALASKATGYPIAKVATLLAVGFSLDEIKNDITGTPASFEPSIDYIVTKIPRFTFEKFPKADSTLTTGMKSIGEVMAIGGSFKESLQKALCGLETGLFGFNRITADIELIRREIRRPNTNRLLYIAEGFRLGMSVDEIYELCKIDRWFLHQVSEIIESEKLISIAILNNATLMREIKSYGFSDKMIAYYLKENENIDVSEEEVYQARKKLNITHRYNEVDTCAGEFPSLTNYLYSTIGNYQHIDFEGTESRVVSNDSTNMPSRKDSHKTTHKVLIIGGGPNRIGQGIEFDYCCVHSSFALRDLGIKSIMYNCNPETVSTDYDTSDVLYFEPIDFEHVRAVIEREKPDGIIVHFGGQTPLKLAHSLQKINAKIIGTSVKAIDIAEDREKFAQFVNKLGLNQPQNGIAYKKEEAFSIANSIGFPVLVRPSYVLGGRAMRIVYDDEELKSYMDEVIAVSDSSPVLIDKFLANASEFDVDCVSDGVNVYIGGIMEHIEEAGIHSGDSASSLPSVNVSQSMLDEITQTTAKIALNLGVVGLMNVQYAIFENKLYIIEVNPRASRTVPFVSKATGVPLAKIATRVMWHCALQNIDSNAGSIDFAFPNAHTNKTQQSLHSNNQGILAEALRFYDKYKRVDFSNNIYQPKALQYVAIKESVFPFNKLPGADLLLGPEMKSTGEVMGIAKSFGRAFAKSQLACKNALPLSGKIFLSLANADKKEGVKLAKGFIELGFTICATEGTYKTLREEDVQATHILKVSEGRPNIIDSMANNQISLAINTSDQYSNKEDTHIIRTQIIKSAIPYFSTLSAAYVAVEAIKNMKNCNINESCAIQDYLQN